Genomic window (Pseudomonas xantholysinigenes):
CTTTGTTCATCACAGCTATCAACTCGTAGAAAACGAGTGATTAGCCGGCGATCTGACCAACGAAGGGGTTCGCGAAGGTGAAGAACAGAGCGATACCAACACCGATCATGGTTACGGCGTCGAGCAGACCGGCAACGATGAACATTTTGACCTGCAGCATCGGAACCATTTCTGGCTGGCGAGCAGCGCCTTCCAGGAATTTGCCGCCCAGCAGGCCGAAACCAATGGCGGTACCCAGAGCACCCAGGCCGATCAGCAGAGCAACAGCGATAGCGGTCAGACCAACTACAGTTTCCATCTTTCCTCCCGACTTTTACGTCGTATTGGTTAGGTTTTTAGTTTGAAGCGGTAAAACAAATCGTTTGGTACAGCATGCCCTTGCGGACTTTTTAAGCCCTCCCCCCAAACGGGCGGGGAAGGCTATCAGACACGCCAGGCGGTCTTAATGGTTATCTTCGTGGGCCATCGACAGGTAGACGATGGTCAGCATCATGAAGATGAAGGCTTGCAGGGTGATGATCAGGATGTGGAACACCGCCCACGCCCACTGCAGCACGATACCCAGGCCGCTGAGCCACAGGATACCGGCGCCGAACATCACCGCGATCAGGATGAACACCAGCTCGCCGGCGTACATGTTGCCGAACAGACGCAGGGCCAGCGAGATCGGCTTGGCGATCAGGGTGACGAATTCGAGCAGGAAGTTGACCGGAATCAGCAGGATCTGCACGAAGATGTTCTTGCTGCCGAACGGGTGCAGGGTCAGCTCGCCGATGAAGCCACCCAGGCCCTTGACCTTGATGCTGTAGAAGATGATCAGGGCGAACACGCTGAAGGCCATGGCCAGGGTCGCGTTCGGGTCGGTGGTCGACACGGCGCGGAACGGAATGTGCGGATCACCGGAGATCAGGATGGCCAGTTGCGGAATCCAGTCGACCGGTACCAGGTCGATGGCGTTCATCAGGAACACCCAGACGAAGATGGTCAGCGCCAGCGGGGCGATCACCGGGCTGCGGCCGTGGAAGGAGTCCTTCACGCTGCCGTTGACGAAGTCCACCAGCACTTCCACGAAGTTCTGCAGACCGCTCGGTTGCCCGGAAGTCGCCTTCTTGGCCGCCATGCGGAAGATGAACAGGAAGATCAGACCCAGCGCAACGGACCAGCCCAGGGTGTCCAGGTGGAACGCCCAGAAGCCCATTGCCTTGGCTTCTGCAGCCGAATGGGCGAAGCCCCAGCTGCCGTCTGGTAGTTGACCGTAGGTCAGGTTCTGCAAGTGGTGCTGGATATAGCCCGAAGCGGTTTCTGCTGCCATGGTTGCCTCAAACGCCCTAAGGTCTCGAAAGTCTTTTATTCATCAGCAGGGGCGCGAACCAGCTGACCAAAAGGGTCAGCACGAAGACGCCGAATACTGCCAACGGCGCCAATGGCTTCACTCCTGCGAAGGTCAGTGCAAACAGCACTGCCGTCAAAATCATCTTGCCTGCCTCGCCCGCGTAGAACGACTTGACGATGGCCTGCGCCGCCCGGGCTCCGCTGAAGCGAAAAGCCTTCCAGGCGAAATACACATTGGGCAGCCAGGCAATCAGCCCTCCGCAGAGACCTGAATATCCACTGACCACCCCTTTCCACTGCCACAACACCAACGTTGCCAGCAGCAGCACGACAAATTGAGCCAGCAGTACCGGAAAAACCGCCCAGCGATGGAAAGGCAGGCGGTTTGGCGTGCGTATTTCCATCACAACTGCTCCTCGAAAGTCGACCGCCTAGTCAGTAATGACTTGGCATAATTTGTGCCGACAAAATGCGCGCAGAGTATAGGGGTGGATTAACCCCTATTCAACTCTTCGGTAGTGATTTCCGACTGCGCGCTACAACAGGAATTGTTTCAGCGGATGTGAGCAAGCACGCCTTGCAACTCGTCGAGCGAGTTGTAGCGAATAACCAACTGGCCCTTGCCCTTGTTGCCATGGCGGATTTGCACCGCGGAGCCCAGGCGCTCTGCCAGACGCTGCTCGAGGCGCGCGATATCCGGATCAGGTTGGCTCGATTCGACCGGCTCAGGCTTGCCGTTGAGCCACTGGCGCACCAGTGCCTCGGTTTGGCGCACGGTAAGACCACGTGCGACAACATGACGCGCCCCTTCTTCCTGGCGATCTTCCTCGAGACCGAGCAAGGCACGGGCGTGGCCCATCTCCAGGTCGCCGTGGGCGAGCATGGTCTTGATCGCCTCGGGCAGCGAGATCAGCCGCAGCAGGTTGGCCACGGTCACCCGCGACTTGCCCACGGCATCGGCTACCTGCTGCTGGGTCAGCTCGAACTCCTGCTGCAGGCGCTGCAGGGCCAGGGCTTCTTCCAGCGGGTTGAGGTCCTCACGCTGGATGTTCTCGATCAGCGCCATGGCGATGGCGGCTTCGTCGGGCACTTCGCGGACCATGGCCGGCACGGTGTCCAGGCCAGCCTGCTGGGTGGCGCGCCAGCGGCGCTCGCCGGCGATGATCTCGTAGCGGTTGTCGCCGATCGGGCGGACCACGATCGGTTGCATGACGCCATGGGTGCGGATCGAGTGCGCCAGTTCTTCGAGCGCCTCGGGATCCATGTCGCGGCGTGGCTGGTACTTGCCGCGCTGGATCAGTTCGACCGGCAGTTGTTGCAGTTCCTTCTGGTCGATCTTGACAGCCTGCGCCTCGAGCGCGCTGACGGAAGGACCACTGAGCAGTGCATCCAACCCACGTCCGAGACCGCGTTTCTTGATGGCCATGCGGATTCCTTAAGTTGTTTGTGCAGTGCGTGATGGACGGCGCTGACGGCGTACCAGTTCCCCGGCCAGCGCCAGGTAGGCCAGCGCGCCACGGGATTGCTTGTCGTAGGCCAGTGCCGGCATGCCGAAGCTCGGCGCCTCGGCCAGGCGAATGTTGCGCGGGATCACCGTGTCGTACAGCTGGTCGCCGAAATGCTCTTTGAGCTGCGCCGACACGTCGTTGTTCAGGCTCAGGCGCGGATCGTACATGGTCCGCAGCAGGCCCTCGATCTTCAGCTCCGGGTTCAGCCGGGCGGCGATGCGCTTGATGTTATCCACAAGGTCGCTGAGACCTTCCAGCGCGTAGTACTCGCACTGCATGGGGATAATCACGCCATCGGAGGCGACCAGGGCGTTGAGGGTCAGCATCGACAGCGACGGTGGGCAGTCGATGAGGATGTAGTCGTAGTTCTCGCGGATCGGCGCCAACGCGTTGCGCAGGCGGCTCTCTTTCATCTGCATCTCGAGCAGGACCACCTCGGCGGCGGTCAAGTCGCGGTTGGCTGGCAGCAGCTGGAAACCACCGTGCTCGGAGTAGTGCATGGCCTGGGCCAGGTCGCATTCCCCAATCAGCAGGTCGTACACCGAGTGCTCGAGCTCGTGTTTATCCACACCGCTGCCCATGGTGGCGTTGCCCTGTGGATCGAGGTCGATCAGCAGCACGCGACGCTTGGTCGCGGCCAGCGATGCGGCGAGATTGATGCAGGTGGTGGTCTTGCCCACACCACCTTTCTGGTTCGCGATTGCGAATACCTTAGCCATTGTTGCGTGTGTTCCCAGTCATGCCTTGCGGCGCAGTATCAGCAGATGGCGCTGGCCCTGGCAACCTGGAACGGTCAGGGCCTGCTCGCTTTCCACTGTGAAGTCTGCGGGCAATGCTACCAGTTCGTCGGCAGGATGCAGCCCCTTCATTGCAAGCCATTGCGTGCGGGCGTCACCCAGGTGGCGGGTCCAGTTGGTGAAATTCTCCATGCTGCTGAAGGCCCGGGAGATGATTCCGCAGAACGGCAGCTCGGGCTGGACCTCTTCGACCCGGCTGTGGATAACCGAGAGGTTGTCCAGTTTCAGCTCCATCTTCACCTGGGTGAGGAAGCGGGTCTTCTTGCCGTTGCTGTCGAGCACGGTCACCTGTTTGTGCGGATACAGGATAGCCAGTGGGATACCCGGCATGCCGCCGCCGCTGCCGACATCCAGCCAGCGCTGGGTGTCGTTGTGGATAAACGGCATGACGCTGAGGCTGTCGAGCAGATGGCGCGAGACCATCTCATCCGGGTCGCGCACCGCGGTCAGGTTGTAGGCCTTGTTCCATTTGATCAACAGGGCCAGGTAACCCAGCAGCAACTCGTGCTGCTGCGCGCTCAGCTCGACACCGAGCTGGCGCGCACCTGTGGACAACTCTTCGGCGTGTTGCGGGGTGACCGGGGAACTCAAGCGCTTTGCTCCAATTCGCGGCCTGCGCCGCGTTTTTTCAAGTGAATCAGCAACAGGGAAATCGCCGCCGGGGTGACGCCGGGAATACGCGACGCCTGGCCCAGGGTCTCGGGACGGGTCTGCTCGAGCTTGCCCTGGATCTCCTTGGACAGCCCGGAAATCGTGGTGTAGTCGATATCCACAGGCAGACGGGTGTCCTCGCTGGCCCGCAGGCGGGCGATCTCTTCCTGCTGGCGGTCGATGTAGCCGGCGTACTTGGTCTTGATCTCGACCTGTTCGGCGACCTGTGGATCGATCACTTCGCCACCGGTTGCCTCGATCAGCCCAGCGTAGTCGACTTCCGGACGGGCGAGCAGGTTCAGCAGGCTGTATTCGTGGGCCAACGGAGTACCGAACTTATCCACAATGGCCTGGCCTTGCGCGGTGCCCGGGCGTACCCAAGTGCTCTTCAGGCGCTGTTCTTCACGCTCGATGCCTTCGCGCTTGGCGCAGAACGCGGCCCAGCGCGCGTCGTCGATCAGGCCCAGCTCGCGGCCCTTCTCGGTCAGGCGCAGGTCGGCGTTGTCCTCGCGCAGGATCAGCCGGTATTCGGCGCGCGAGGTGAACATGCGGTATGGCTCCTGGGTACCGAGGGTGATCAGGTCGTCGACCAGCACCCCGATGTACGCCTCGTCGCGGCGCGGGCACCAGCTGTCGCGGCCCTGGGCGCGCAGCGCGGCGTTGGTCCCGGCCAGCAGGCCCTGGGCGCCGGCCTCTTCGTAGCCGGTGGTGCCGTTGATCTGTCCGGCGAAGAACAGGCCGCCGATGACCTTGGTCTCGAGGCTGTACTTGAGGTCGCGCGGATCGAAGTAGTCGTACTCGATGGCGTAGCCCGGGCGCACGATGTGAGCGTTTTCCATACCGCGGATCGAACGCACGATCTCCAGCTGCACATCAAACGGCAGCGAGGTCGAAATGCCGTTGGGGTACAGCTCATGGGTGGTCAGGCCTTCCGGCTCGATGAACACCTGGTGGCTTTCCTTGTCGGCGAAGCGGTGGATCTTGTCCTCGATCGACGGGCAGTAGCGCGGGCCGATGCCTTCGATCACGCCCGAGTACATCGGCGAGCGGTCAAGGTTCGAGGCAATGATCTCGTGGGTGCGCGCGTTGGTGTGGGTGATCCAGCAGCTCACCTGGCGCGGGTGCATCTGCGCGTCGCCCATGAACGACATCACCGGGATCGGTGTATCGCCGGGCTGTTCGGTCATCACCGAGAAATCCACCGAGCGGCCATCGATGCGCGGCGGGGTACCGGTCTTCAGGCGACCGACGCGTAGCGGCAATTCACGCATGCGCTTGGCCAGGGCATTGGCGGGCGGATCGCCGGCACGACCGCCGGAGTAGTTCTGCAAGCCAATGTGGATAAGCCCGCCGAGGAAGGTGCCGCTGGTCAGCACTACAGAGTCGGCGAAGAAGCGCAGGCCCATCTGGGTGACCACGCCCTTGACCTGGTCCTGCTCGACGATCAGGTCGTCGCAGGACTGTTGGAATATCCACAGGTTCGGCTGGTTTTCCAGGATTTCCCGCACCACCGCCTTGTAGATGGCGCGGTCGGCCTGTGCCCGGGTGGCGCGCACGGCCGGGCCCTTGCGGTTGTTCAGGATGCGGAACTGGATGCCGCTCTTGTCGGTGGCCAGCGCCATGGCGCCGCCGAGCGCATCGATTTCCTTGACCAGGTGGCTCTTGCCGATGCCACCAATGGCCGGGTTGCAACTCATGTGACCGAGGGTTTCCACGTTGTGGGTCAGCAACAGGGTCTTCACACCCATGCGTGCGGACGCAAGCGCAGCCTCGGTACCGGCATGGCCGCCGCCGATGACGATCACTTCAAAACGGGAAGGGAAATCCACCACGCACCTCGTGCCTGTTTTGCAAATAGAGAAGGGAAGCGGACCAGTATAGGGACTTCCTCCCCTGCGATAAACCTTCTGAGCAAAATTTGACCAGGCTGTGGATGAATGGCAGGCAAAAGAAAACAAAGAGGAAAAATTTAAAAAAGCTTTGTTTTTATGTTTATGTTTAGGCACCTATCCACATGTGGATAAGTAGCTTTAGGCCAATATTCACGCTGCCTGGCGGATTTCATAACCCTGTGCCTGAAGTGGCCTGAGGGGTCTGGATAACCGCGTGTAAGCTGTGGATGAAAATGACGGTTATCAACAGACGGGTTTGTCCTCAGAAAAAAAGCCCTGTTATCAACGTAGCTGAAGGCGAGTTTTCCACAGAGCTCCTGAGCTGTACACGCAGGAGTTTCGATCCCTGTGGGAGTGGATATCCCGTGACCAGCGGCAACGCCGGTTGCATGCATCACGCTGACAGGCAAATCGCAGGCAAAAAAAAGCCGCTCCAGAGAGGAGCGGCCTTGGAATGGATGGGCTGTGGACTATTTGCCGATGCAGAAGCTCGAGAAAATCCTCCCAAGCAGGTCATCCGAACTGAACGCCCCGGTAATTTCCCCCAATGCCTGTTGAGCCTGGCGCAGGTCCTCTGCCAGCAACTCGCCGGCACCGGCCAGGGTCAGTTGCGCGCGGCCATGCTCAAGGTGCTCACTGGCCTGGCGCAGCGCCTCCAGGTGCCGGCGACGGGCACTGAAGCTGCTCTCGGCCGTCTGCTCATAGCCCATGCAGGCCTTGAGGTGGTCACGCAGCAGATCCAGGCCCATGTCGCTGTCACGGGCACTCAGGGTGATGGTGACGTGGCCATCGTCGCTTAGCTCCATGCCGACCGTTTCACCGCTCAAGTCGGCCTTGTTGCGAATCAGCGTGACCTTGGCCATGTCCGGGCGCTGGTCGAGGAACTCCGGCCACAGGGCAAACGGATCGCTGGCTTCCGGCGCGGTGGAGTCCACCACCAACAACACCCGATCGGCCTCGCCGATGGCTTTCAGCGCCCGCTCCACACCGATCTTTTCCACATGGTCGTCGGTATCGCGCAGACCTGCGGTGTCGACCACATGCAGCGGCATGCCATCGATGTGGATATGTTCACGGAGGATGTCCCGGGTGGTGCCGGCGATGTCGGTGACGATCGCGGCTTCGCGCCCGGCCAGCTGATTGAGCAGGCTCGACTTACCGGCATTCGGTCGCCCGGCGATGACCACGGTCATGCCGTCGCGCAGCAAGGCGCCCTGCCCGGCTTCGCGCTGCACACTGGACAGCTCGTTGCGCACATCATCG
Coding sequences:
- the atpE gene encoding F0F1 ATP synthase subunit C, translated to METVVGLTAIAVALLIGLGALGTAIGFGLLGGKFLEGAARQPEMVPMLQVKMFIVAGLLDAVTMIGVGIALFFTFANPFVGQIAG
- the atpB gene encoding F0F1 ATP synthase subunit A; the protein is MAAETASGYIQHHLQNLTYGQLPDGSWGFAHSAAEAKAMGFWAFHLDTLGWSVALGLIFLFIFRMAAKKATSGQPSGLQNFVEVLVDFVNGSVKDSFHGRSPVIAPLALTIFVWVFLMNAIDLVPVDWIPQLAILISGDPHIPFRAVSTTDPNATLAMAFSVFALIIFYSIKVKGLGGFIGELTLHPFGSKNIFVQILLIPVNFLLEFVTLIAKPISLALRLFGNMYAGELVFILIAVMFGAGILWLSGLGIVLQWAWAVFHILIITLQAFIFMMLTIVYLSMAHEDNH
- a CDS encoding F0F1 ATP synthase subunit I, which produces MEIRTPNRLPFHRWAVFPVLLAQFVVLLLATLVLWQWKGVVSGYSGLCGGLIAWLPNVYFAWKAFRFSGARAAQAIVKSFYAGEAGKMILTAVLFALTFAGVKPLAPLAVFGVFVLTLLVSWFAPLLMNKRLSRP
- a CDS encoding ParB/RepB/Spo0J family partition protein; translation: MAIKKRGLGRGLDALLSGPSVSALEAQAVKIDQKELQQLPVELIQRGKYQPRRDMDPEALEELAHSIRTHGVMQPIVVRPIGDNRYEIIAGERRWRATQQAGLDTVPAMVREVPDEAAIAMALIENIQREDLNPLEEALALQRLQQEFELTQQQVADAVGKSRVTVANLLRLISLPEAIKTMLAHGDLEMGHARALLGLEEDRQEEGARHVVARGLTVRQTEALVRQWLNGKPEPVESSQPDPDIARLEQRLAERLGSAVQIRHGNKGKGQLVIRYNSLDELQGVLAHIR
- a CDS encoding ParA family protein — translated: MAKVFAIANQKGGVGKTTTCINLAASLAATKRRVLLIDLDPQGNATMGSGVDKHELEHSVYDLLIGECDLAQAMHYSEHGGFQLLPANRDLTAAEVVLLEMQMKESRLRNALAPIRENYDYILIDCPPSLSMLTLNALVASDGVIIPMQCEYYALEGLSDLVDNIKRIAARLNPELKIEGLLRTMYDPRLSLNNDVSAQLKEHFGDQLYDTVIPRNIRLAEAPSFGMPALAYDKQSRGALAYLALAGELVRRQRRPSRTAQTT
- the rsmG gene encoding 16S rRNA (guanine(527)-N(7))-methyltransferase RsmG codes for the protein MSSPVTPQHAEELSTGARQLGVELSAQQHELLLGYLALLIKWNKAYNLTAVRDPDEMVSRHLLDSLSVMPFIHNDTQRWLDVGSGGGMPGIPLAILYPHKQVTVLDSNGKKTRFLTQVKMELKLDNLSVIHSRVEEVQPELPFCGIISRAFSSMENFTNWTRHLGDARTQWLAMKGLHPADELVALPADFTVESEQALTVPGCQGQRHLLILRRKA
- the mnmG gene encoding tRNA uridine-5-carboxymethylaminomethyl(34) synthesis enzyme MnmG, whose amino-acid sequence is MDFPSRFEVIVIGGGHAGTEAALASARMGVKTLLLTHNVETLGHMSCNPAIGGIGKSHLVKEIDALGGAMALATDKSGIQFRILNNRKGPAVRATRAQADRAIYKAVVREILENQPNLWIFQQSCDDLIVEQDQVKGVVTQMGLRFFADSVVLTSGTFLGGLIHIGLQNYSGGRAGDPPANALAKRMRELPLRVGRLKTGTPPRIDGRSVDFSVMTEQPGDTPIPVMSFMGDAQMHPRQVSCWITHTNARTHEIIASNLDRSPMYSGVIEGIGPRYCPSIEDKIHRFADKESHQVFIEPEGLTTHELYPNGISTSLPFDVQLEIVRSIRGMENAHIVRPGYAIEYDYFDPRDLKYSLETKVIGGLFFAGQINGTTGYEEAGAQGLLAGTNAALRAQGRDSWCPRRDEAYIGVLVDDLITLGTQEPYRMFTSRAEYRLILREDNADLRLTEKGRELGLIDDARWAAFCAKREGIEREEQRLKSTWVRPGTAQGQAIVDKFGTPLAHEYSLLNLLARPEVDYAGLIEATGGEVIDPQVAEQVEIKTKYAGYIDRQQEEIARLRASEDTRLPVDIDYTTISGLSKEIQGKLEQTRPETLGQASRIPGVTPAAISLLLIHLKKRGAGRELEQSA
- the mnmE gene encoding tRNA uridine-5-carboxymethylaminomethyl(34) synthesis GTPase MnmE, whose amino-acid sequence is MNTVRETIAAIATAQGRGGVGIVRLSGPLASQAGLAITGRTLMPRHAHYGPFRDADGLVLDEGIALFFPGPNSFTGEDVLELQGHGGPVVMDMLLQRCLQLGCRLARPGEFSERAFLNDKLDLAQAEAIADLIEASSTQAARNALRSLQGAFSKRVHSLTEALIALRIYVEAAIDFPEEEIDFLADGHVLRMLDDVRNELSSVQREAGQGALLRDGMTVVIAGRPNAGKSSLLNQLAGREAAIVTDIAGTTRDILREHIHIDGMPLHVVDTAGLRDTDDHVEKIGVERALKAIGEADRVLLVVDSTAPEASDPFALWPEFLDQRPDMAKVTLIRNKADLSGETVGMELSDDGHVTITLSARDSDMGLDLLRDHLKACMGYEQTAESSFSARRRHLEALRQASEHLEHGRAQLTLAGAGELLAEDLRQAQQALGEITGAFSSDDLLGRIFSSFCIGK